In Wolbachia endosymbiont (group B) of Germaria angustata, the following are encoded in one genomic region:
- a CDS encoding co-chaperone GroES: MSSVNLNVLDDNVLIKPITEEKQGGIVLPSSAEKKPTKGEVIAIGSGSRNSSGERIALTVKTGDKVFYRQWAGTEVEHDNEKYVVMKESDLLAVIK, translated from the coding sequence ATGTCAAGTGTAAATTTGAATGTATTAGATGATAACGTGCTAATAAAGCCTATTACTGAAGAAAAACAAGGTGGAATTGTACTACCATCAAGTGCTGAAAAGAAGCCTACTAAAGGTGAAGTTATAGCAATTGGTAGTGGTTCACGCAACTCAAGCGGAGAGCGTATAGCTTTAACTGTAAAAACTGGTGATAAGGTTTTCTACAGGCAGTGGGCTGGCACAGAAGTAGAGCATGACAATGAAAAGTATGTCGTGATGAAGGAGTCAGACCTACTTGCTGTTATCAAGTAG
- a CDS encoding protein-disulfide reductase DsbD domain-containing protein, translating to MKIRIYSILLLLFSCTQLCAEEEVAKFDLLIGKVNKANLTIEGTIKVTIKPGWHIYYRYPGDFGLPTSFDCQGNISNIDIHWPTPKEHEDKVGEVTFISNIYEDMVLFPFKTNIIPNQEYADINFHIKYAICKDRCIPKNAEIKTSQPLKDFMDYDINKLINEWYEK from the coding sequence ATGAAAATACGTATATACTCAATCCTACTTTTACTTTTTTCTTGCACTCAATTGTGCGCTGAAGAAGAAGTTGCAAAATTTGATCTGCTCATTGGTAAGGTAAATAAAGCAAACCTCACCATTGAAGGCACAATAAAGGTTACAATAAAACCAGGTTGGCATATATATTACAGATACCCTGGAGATTTCGGCCTTCCTACTTCCTTTGACTGTCAGGGTAACATATCAAATATAGATATTCATTGGCCTACTCCCAAGGAACATGAAGATAAAGTTGGGGAAGTTACATTTATTAGTAACATATATGAAGATATGGTGTTATTTCCCTTTAAAACTAATATCATTCCAAATCAGGAATACGCTGATATTAACTTTCATATAAAGTACGCAATATGTAAAGATAGGTGTATCCCTAAAAATGCCGAGATAAAAACCAGTCAACCACTAAAGGATTTTATGGATTACGATATCAATAAACTCATAAATGAGTGGTATGAAAAATAG
- a CDS encoding alanine:cation symporter family protein: protein MDTVKFVLLLPTILLILVAGVYLSVKLKWLQVFRLPYAVSLIGAKRGENKFSSIAALFTILGGNLGVGNVSGTAVALKTGGPGSILWMAIIIVVTSVIKYVTCYLSIKTRKEKNGRFIGGPVAYMADAFNSRKATVVFLVIMMMVSITVGNLVQVNSLSIPLSMVDIPVVIGGIVMAIIFFVVAALSLKKIKIFISTMIPIMTVSYLTLCGIILFKFSENILPSLKLITSNFFTTSSFNSGLSLGLILEMLTIIQVGTLRGIFATDIGLGLEGIVHSSITPKKNNNKFIIEQSLITIISPFIVALIVFITAMVLLVTDSWITDLESTNMCIFAFRKAMNWPYTDYLIMAIMFCFAFTTIFTWFFCSKQTIRYVSMDNKYTKIWTVVFTLIIPFGAIGGVKLLWDIADISIAALLLINILAILKLTSQDPEVFTMSSKYLKLQKQS, encoded by the coding sequence ATGGATACAGTAAAGTTTGTTTTATTACTGCCAACAATACTACTCATACTAGTTGCTGGTGTTTACCTATCGGTTAAACTAAAATGGTTACAGGTGTTTAGACTACCGTATGCCGTTTCACTTATTGGAGCTAAAAGAGGAGAAAATAAATTTTCCTCTATAGCCGCTCTGTTTACAATCTTAGGAGGAAATTTAGGAGTAGGAAACGTTTCAGGCACTGCTGTTGCTCTAAAAACCGGAGGACCGGGATCCATTTTATGGATGGCAATAATTATTGTTGTTACTTCTGTGATAAAATATGTTACTTGTTACCTAAGTATAAAAACCAGAAAAGAAAAAAATGGACGGTTTATAGGTGGACCTGTAGCCTACATGGCTGATGCATTTAACTCTAGAAAAGCTACAGTTGTGTTTCTAGTTATTATGATGATGGTTTCAATAACAGTTGGTAACCTTGTTCAGGTAAATTCTCTATCAATACCACTCAGCATGGTAGATATACCTGTAGTCATTGGCGGCATTGTAATGGCCATAATATTTTTTGTTGTTGCAGCTCTCAGCTTAAAAAAAATTAAAATTTTTATATCGACTATGATACCGATAATGACGGTAAGTTACCTCACACTTTGCGGTATCATATTATTTAAGTTTAGTGAAAATATTCTTCCTTCTCTAAAACTAATAACAAGCAATTTTTTTACAACTAGTAGCTTTAACTCTGGCTTATCTTTAGGTTTAATTTTAGAAATGTTGACTATTATTCAAGTAGGAACTCTGCGAGGTATTTTTGCAACAGATATAGGACTTGGCCTCGAAGGAATTGTACACTCCTCGATTACTCCTAAAAAAAATAACAATAAATTTATCATTGAACAGAGTCTAATCACAATAATATCTCCTTTTATAGTTGCACTCATAGTGTTCATTACAGCAATGGTACTGCTTGTCACAGATTCTTGGATTACTGATTTAGAGAGCACTAACATGTGCATTTTTGCTTTTAGAAAAGCTATGAATTGGCCCTATACTGACTATTTAATTATGGCTATAATGTTTTGTTTTGCCTTTACTACTATCTTTACTTGGTTTTTTTGTTCAAAGCAAACAATACGCTATGTATCTATGGATAATAAATACACTAAAATCTGGACTGTAGTTTTTACCTTAATCATTCCATTTGGTGCAATCGGTGGAGTTAAGTTACTCTGGGATATCGCTGATATTTCAATTGCTGCTTTGCTGCTCATAAACATACTTGCTATACTCAAGCTCACTTCTCAAGATCCAGAAGTATTTACTATGAGTAGCAAATACTTGAAGTTGCAAAAACAGAGCTAA
- the prfA gene encoding peptide chain release factor 1, with protein MDIENNLQDLKKKFSDVERNLENPTNLSQKEFVSFSKEYSELRPIIEIIDEYNILKEEISDLEEIMKDENSDGDIKELAKEELLEKQKILLPKVKAKLKLALLPKDEDDSRNAILEIRAGTGGEEAALFAAMLFRMYQKYAERRNWKFEPISISNTGIGGHKEASALINGTEVFARLKFESGVHRVQRVPETESSGRLHTSAATVAILPEVEEVDFEIEEKDLRIDVYRSSGPGGQSVNTTDSAVRVTHLPTGIVVIQQDEKSQHKNKAKAFKVLRARLYEIERQKKEMERSTMRKSQIGSGDRSERIRTYNFPQSRITDHRINLTSHRLEQIIKEGELDEFIEALISRNEAERLTGGGNVTF; from the coding sequence ATGGATATAGAGAATAATTTACAAGACTTAAAAAAAAAGTTTTCTGATGTAGAGAGAAATCTGGAAAACCCTACCAATTTGAGTCAAAAAGAATTCGTTAGTTTTTCAAAGGAATACTCTGAACTCAGACCAATTATTGAGATAATCGATGAATATAATATATTAAAGGAGGAAATTTCAGATTTAGAAGAAATCATGAAAGATGAGAACAGCGATGGTGATATAAAAGAGTTAGCAAAAGAAGAACTTCTTGAGAAGCAAAAGATACTATTACCGAAAGTAAAAGCAAAACTAAAGTTAGCATTATTACCCAAAGATGAAGATGACTCAAGAAATGCAATATTAGAAATTAGAGCAGGCACAGGCGGAGAAGAAGCAGCATTATTTGCAGCGATGTTATTTCGTATGTATCAAAAATATGCAGAAAGAAGAAATTGGAAGTTTGAGCCAATAAGTATTTCTAATACAGGTATAGGTGGCCATAAGGAAGCTTCTGCACTCATTAATGGAACAGAAGTTTTTGCAAGACTGAAATTTGAGTCAGGGGTGCACAGAGTACAAAGAGTGCCAGAAACTGAATCCTCAGGAAGATTGCACACTTCCGCAGCTACTGTTGCAATATTACCTGAAGTAGAAGAGGTTGACTTTGAAATAGAAGAAAAAGATTTACGCATAGATGTTTATAGATCCAGTGGTCCTGGAGGGCAATCAGTGAATACAACTGACAGCGCAGTAAGGGTCACCCACTTGCCAACAGGGATAGTTGTAATACAGCAAGATGAAAAATCCCAGCACAAAAATAAGGCTAAAGCGTTCAAAGTGTTGAGAGCAAGGCTATACGAAATTGAAAGACAAAAAAAAGAAATGGAAAGGTCAACAATGAGGAAAAGCCAAATTGGTTCTGGAGATCGCTCTGAACGTATAAGAACTTATAACTTTCCACAATCAAGAATTACAGACCATAGAATTAATCTGACTTCACATCGATTAGAACAGATTATAAAAGAAGGTGAACTAGATGAATTTATTGAGGCATTGATTTCACGAAATGAAGCAGAAAGGTTGACTGGAGGGGGTAATGTTACTTTTTGA
- the yihA gene encoding ribosome biogenesis GTP-binding protein YihA/YsxC: protein MMAKQITSICSFIFGASDKKSLPDESAPEIAFAGRSNVGKSSLINLLINSKKAARVSSKPGCTRQINFYSMYNDKFRIVDLPGYGYSCASKEEAVQYLNLIEYYLIHRRNLKRVFVLIDSKVGLKEIDKDFVYWLICNNINFNIVLTKIDKVNQESLDAILENTQKWFNNEHVSIHQISIRVKHKITKVRDEFFKFTR from the coding sequence ATAATGGCAAAACAGATAACATCAATCTGCAGCTTCATATTTGGAGCTTCAGACAAAAAATCATTACCAGATGAGTCGGCTCCAGAGATTGCATTTGCTGGTAGATCAAACGTAGGAAAATCAAGTTTGATCAACTTGCTGATAAACAGCAAAAAAGCTGCAAGAGTTTCTTCTAAACCTGGATGCACTAGACAAATAAATTTTTACTCTATGTACAATGATAAGTTTAGGATTGTCGACCTACCGGGTTATGGCTATTCTTGTGCAAGCAAGGAAGAAGCAGTACAATACTTAAACCTAATTGAGTACTATCTAATTCACAGGAGAAATCTAAAAAGAGTGTTTGTGCTTATAGATAGCAAGGTAGGATTAAAAGAAATAGACAAAGACTTTGTTTATTGGTTAATATGTAATAATATTAACTTTAATATTGTGCTAACAAAAATAGATAAAGTGAATCAGGAAAGTCTAGATGCTATTCTAGAAAATACTCAAAAGTGGTTTAATAATGAACATGTATCAATTCATCAAATAAGCATTCGTGTTAAGCATAAAATCACCAAGGTAAGAGATGAGTTTTTCAAATTTACAAGATAA
- the infA gene encoding translation initiation factor IF-1 produces the protein MIKEDKSKVIFEVEGAVTALLPAAEFRVKLDNEHEIICHVSGRVRRSKIRIIIGDRVLVEMSIYDRNARKGRIIKRLK, from the coding sequence ATGATAAAAGAAGACAAATCAAAAGTAATTTTTGAAGTGGAAGGGGCAGTAACTGCTTTACTACCTGCAGCAGAATTTAGAGTGAAGCTGGACAATGAACATGAGATTATCTGTCATGTATCAGGAAGAGTGAGAAGAAGTAAAATACGTATTATTATAGGCGATAGAGTGTTAGTTGAGATGAGTATTTATGATAGGAATGCAAGAAAGGGTAGGATAATAAAAAGGCTCAAGTGA
- a CDS encoding adenylosuccinate synthase has protein sequence MNNIVIVGLQWGDEGKGKIVDYLSENADVVVRFQGGNNAGHTIVIDDEVYKLNLLPSAVLRADKISIIGNGVALDSHALVSEIESLKVKGVDVNYNNLMVSESCPLILSVHKDKEKLFEDLNVNHKIGTTNKGIGPCYEDKVGRRAIRLCDLENTDELNQRVDALLSYHNAIRKGLNYQVVKKEEILKEIQEISEKILLYKKPVWKILNDFMKEGKKIIFEGAQGAFLDIDHGTYPFVTSSNTVASQAITGSGLSYNAHIIGVAKAYTTRVGNGPFPTEQNNEIGDSLFSIGKELGTVSNRRRRCGWFDAVLVRQAVQLSGVSSIVLTKLDILDSFDTIKIGTGYKYGGKMYDYLPASHSIQKELEPIYEEFPGWKEKTQGKRSVKELPANLMKYVRKIEELIGVSIHLISTSPNREDVIKLKNL, from the coding sequence ATGAATAATATTGTAATTGTTGGTCTGCAATGGGGTGACGAAGGCAAGGGTAAAATAGTAGATTATCTTTCTGAGAATGCAGATGTAGTTGTGAGATTTCAGGGAGGAAATAATGCAGGGCACACTATAGTAATAGATGATGAGGTTTATAAATTAAATTTACTGCCCTCTGCTGTTTTGAGAGCGGACAAAATATCTATTATAGGAAACGGTGTTGCTCTTGATTCACATGCTCTAGTCTCAGAAATAGAGTCATTGAAAGTTAAAGGAGTGGACGTAAACTATAACAACTTGATGGTATCCGAGAGCTGTCCATTAATACTTAGCGTACATAAGGACAAGGAAAAGCTATTTGAAGATTTAAACGTAAATCACAAAATTGGTACAACAAACAAAGGGATAGGGCCATGTTATGAAGATAAAGTTGGCAGGAGAGCTATACGCCTTTGTGACTTAGAAAACACAGATGAGCTCAATCAAAGAGTGGACGCTCTCCTGAGTTACCATAATGCTATCAGAAAAGGACTTAACTACCAGGTAGTTAAAAAAGAAGAAATATTAAAGGAAATTCAAGAGATTTCAGAAAAAATTCTTTTATATAAAAAACCTGTGTGGAAGATACTAAATGATTTTATGAAAGAAGGTAAGAAAATAATATTTGAAGGCGCTCAAGGCGCATTTTTAGATATCGACCACGGAACTTACCCTTTTGTTACTTCAAGTAATACCGTAGCATCTCAAGCGATAACAGGCTCAGGATTATCCTACAATGCACACATTATTGGTGTAGCAAAAGCGTATACAACAAGAGTGGGTAATGGTCCATTTCCTACTGAACAAAATAACGAGATTGGAGACAGCTTATTTTCTATAGGTAAGGAACTTGGAACAGTAAGCAATAGAAGAAGGCGCTGCGGATGGTTTGACGCAGTTTTAGTGCGCCAGGCCGTACAACTCTCTGGAGTTTCAAGCATTGTATTAACCAAATTAGATATTCTTGATTCTTTTGATACTATTAAAATAGGCACTGGTTATAAGTATGGCGGAAAAATGTATGATTATTTACCCGCATCACATTCAATACAAAAAGAATTAGAGCCAATATATGAAGAATTTCCTGGTTGGAAAGAGAAAACTCAAGGCAAAAGGTCAGTTAAGGAATTACCTGCAAATTTGATGAAATATGTGAGAAAAATAGAAGAATTAATAGGCGTATCAATTCATCTAATTTCAACTAGTCCCAATAGAGAGGATGTTATTAAGCTTAAAAATCTATGA
- a CDS encoding folate-binding protein gives MGYIPLANRSLISLYGPDTRDFLQGVITNDINKLSSQQAIYSLLLNPQGKYLYDFFLIEHDKYIYLECENAHLQQIIEKLDLLKTYLRVRIKDISSLYKVGVLFDAKLAECSSKSQVIFQDPRHKLLGMRIIHEDEIKEPVGDFIQYEKVRIKNLVPDGAKDMVQNSSFPLQYLIDKINGISFNKGCYIGQEVVNRMSRQEKFRRKLYLVEGKNALPNIGTKVISEHNEEVGELRSSVYNIGLALLNTGKSHANLYVGGVSIKTL, from the coding sequence ATGGGTTACATACCGCTAGCAAACCGTAGTCTAATATCTTTATACGGACCAGATACGAGAGATTTTCTTCAGGGTGTTATAACAAATGATATTAATAAACTAAGTAGCCAGCAGGCAATTTACTCTTTATTACTCAACCCTCAGGGAAAATATCTGTACGATTTTTTCCTCATTGAGCATGATAAATATATTTATTTGGAGTGTGAAAATGCCCATCTACAGCAAATAATTGAAAAATTAGACTTGCTCAAAACTTACCTTAGAGTGAGGATTAAAGACATTAGTTCACTATATAAGGTTGGAGTTTTGTTTGATGCTAAGTTGGCGGAGTGTAGTAGTAAGTCACAAGTTATTTTTCAAGATCCAAGGCACAAGCTGCTAGGAATGAGGATCATACATGAAGATGAAATAAAAGAACCGGTTGGAGATTTTATTCAGTATGAAAAAGTTAGAATTAAAAACCTTGTCCCAGATGGAGCAAAAGATATGGTGCAAAATTCATCATTTCCGCTGCAATATTTAATCGATAAGATAAATGGTATAAGCTTTAATAAAGGGTGCTATATAGGTCAGGAAGTTGTAAATCGAATGAGCAGACAAGAAAAATTCAGAAGGAAACTTTACCTTGTTGAGGGAAAAAATGCACTTCCAAATATTGGCACTAAAGTAATCAGTGAACATAATGAAGAAGTAGGAGAACTACGCTCTAGTGTCTACAATATTGGACTTGCATTGCTTAATACTGGAAAAAGCCACGCAAATTTATATGTCGGTGGAGTTAGCATTAAGACGTTATAA
- a CDS encoding AEC family transporter, whose amino-acid sequence MFFTLFLKILPIYITILIGYLAGRYLKIDRSTISQILFYIANPIVILYGVSHTEVNLKVISLPILIWFIGSTMSLSVYYLSSFLFKDNTRNILAFSSGSTSMGYFGLPIAMALFDEDSVSVYVVCYIGMALFENSLGFYIAANGIYTAKECVLKLLKLPSLYAMILGFFLSIYDIQIPTFLTDVMINIRSTFITLGMVLLGVSIAQITNFKVDWKLALTTIVAKYIFWPLFVLGIVLLDKHVTGIYDESIYKALMLLAIIPISGSSIILANILNYQPDKATLLLLISTAVGLFYVPLIISLFFTKLVPF is encoded by the coding sequence ATGTTCTTCACTCTTTTCCTCAAAATATTACCTATTTACATTACAATACTTATTGGTTACTTAGCAGGAAGATATCTTAAAATTGATAGAAGTACTATATCTCAAATACTCTTTTATATAGCTAATCCAATAGTGATTTTATACGGAGTATCTCATACAGAAGTTAATTTAAAAGTAATTTCTCTGCCGATTTTGATATGGTTTATAGGTAGTACTATGTCCTTATCAGTGTATTATCTTTCTTCTTTTTTATTTAAGGACAACACGAGAAACATATTAGCGTTTAGCTCGGGCAGCACAAGCATGGGTTATTTTGGTCTACCGATTGCCATGGCTTTATTTGATGAAGATTCAGTGTCTGTGTATGTTGTCTGTTACATAGGAATGGCACTATTTGAAAATAGCTTGGGATTTTATATAGCTGCAAATGGTATCTATACTGCAAAAGAATGCGTATTAAAGTTACTCAAACTTCCTTCATTATATGCGATGATTCTAGGCTTCTTTTTAAGTATATATGATATACAAATACCCACTTTTTTGACAGATGTTATGATAAATATCAGAAGTACATTTATCACATTAGGAATGGTGCTGCTTGGAGTAAGTATTGCACAAATTACAAATTTTAAAGTAGATTGGAAGCTTGCTTTGACCACTATTGTAGCAAAGTACATATTCTGGCCGTTATTTGTTTTGGGAATTGTCTTACTAGACAAGCATGTTACAGGTATATATGATGAAAGCATCTATAAAGCACTGATGTTACTGGCTATTATTCCAATTTCTGGATCCAGTATAATACTTGCTAATATTTTAAATTACCAACCAGATAAAGCTACTTTATTGCTCCTAATTAGTACTGCAGTGGGACTATTTTATGTTCCACTTATAATATCATTATTTTTTACTAAACTTGTCCCTTTTTGA
- the argB gene encoding acetylglutamate kinase: MSFSNLQDKKMKSDESLNGKMPLKEKTEILFEVLSNIPKFVGETFIIKCGSVIISDETLLSAFAHNVVLLKQLGINPVVVHDGEYEINLVLKMLGMNDKFINGVRLTDKSTMKIIEMALCGSINKKIVQHINSAGGSAIGLCGKDGNLIKAEKISTTLRENRLNNIEKILDMGFIGRPTEINPDILFFIEESDSIPVIAPIGYGKNGETYHIDTDSTASAIALAVYASKMIILSDTDEEINKVGNRRVLIKNLKESVDCGKIKGEKFIERLMSYTKMVEECAGVVHIIDGRVPNIILDLFTKNNSGISIMDD; the protein is encoded by the coding sequence ATGAGTTTTTCAAATTTACAAGATAAAAAAATGAAAAGTGATGAATCTTTAAATGGTAAGATGCCATTGAAGGAAAAAACAGAGATATTATTTGAAGTTCTGTCTAACATACCTAAATTTGTAGGCGAAACTTTTATCATCAAATGCGGCAGTGTAATAATCTCAGATGAAACGCTGCTTAGTGCTTTTGCGCATAATGTTGTTCTGTTGAAACAGCTTGGTATAAATCCGGTGGTAGTTCATGACGGAGAATATGAAATTAACTTAGTGTTAAAAATGCTAGGTATGAATGATAAGTTTATAAATGGTGTCAGACTTACAGACAAAAGCACTATGAAAATCATTGAAATGGCACTGTGTGGTTCAATTAATAAAAAAATTGTTCAGCATATAAATTCTGCTGGTGGTTCAGCTATTGGACTATGTGGAAAAGATGGCAACCTCATAAAAGCTGAAAAGATAAGCACTACGCTTAGGGAAAATAGATTAAATAATATTGAAAAAATACTAGACATGGGATTTATCGGTAGACCAACTGAAATCAATCCTGATATATTATTCTTTATTGAAGAATCAGATTCTATACCAGTTATTGCACCTATCGGTTATGGAAAAAATGGAGAAACATATCATATTGATACTGATAGCACTGCAAGTGCAATTGCACTTGCAGTTTACGCATCTAAAATGATAATCTTGAGTGATACAGATGAAGAAATAAACAAAGTTGGCAATAGAAGAGTCTTGATTAAAAATTTAAAAGAATCGGTTGATTGTGGAAAAATTAAAGGAGAAAAATTTATTGAAAGGCTTATGTCATATACTAAAATGGTAGAAGAATGTGCAGGGGTTGTTCACATAATTGATGGTAGAGTACCTAACATTATACTTGATTTATTTACTAAGAATAATTCAGGTATATCAATAATGGATGATTAA
- the groL gene encoding chaperonin GroEL (60 kDa chaperone family; promotes refolding of misfolded polypeptides especially under stressful conditions; forms two stacked rings of heptamers to form a barrel-shaped 14mer; ends can be capped by GroES; misfolded proteins enter the barrel where they are refolded when GroES binds), with the protein MANIVVSGEQLQEAFREVAAMVDSTVGATAGPRGNTIGISKPYGGPEVTKDGYKVMKGIKPEKPLHSAIVSTIAQSAFQCNDKVGDGTTTCSILTSNMIMEASKSIAAGNDRICIKNGIQKAKDVILKEITSMSRTISLEKMDEVAQVAIISANGDKDIGNSIADAVKKVGKEGVITVEESKGSKELEVELTTGMQFDRGYLSPYFVTNNEKMSVELDDPYLLITEKKLNIIQPLLPILEAIFKSGKPLFIIAEDVEGEALSTLVINKLRGLKVAAVKAPGFGDRRKEMLEDIAALTGAKYVIKDELGIKMEDLTLEDLGTAKNVKITKDNTTIVSEDSDCDKQNRVNARINQIKSQIETSTSDYDKEKLRERLAKLSGGVAVLKVGGATEVEVKERRDRVEDALHATRAAIEEGIVPGGGVALLYAASALDKLKASSDEEQIGINIVKKVLSAPIKRLVKNAGLESAVIIDYLIKQNDKELIYNVEAMNYANASTAGVIDPAKVVRIAFETAVSVASALITTESMIVDLPNKEENASSPMGAGAMGGMGGF; encoded by the coding sequence ATGGCTAACATAGTAGTATCAGGCGAACAATTGCAAGAAGCCTTTCGTGAAGTTGCAGCAATGGTTGACTCAACGGTGGGAGCAACTGCAGGGCCTAGGGGAAATACAATAGGAATTAGTAAGCCATATGGTGGACCAGAGGTCACAAAGGATGGCTATAAGGTAATGAAAGGTATAAAGCCTGAAAAACCATTACACTCTGCGATAGTAAGCACCATTGCTCAAAGTGCTTTTCAGTGTAATGACAAAGTTGGTGATGGTACCACAACATGCTCAATACTGACTAGCAATATGATAATGGAAGCTTCAAAGTCAATTGCAGCTGGAAATGATCGTATTTGTATCAAAAATGGAATACAGAAGGCAAAAGATGTGATATTAAAGGAAATTACATCAATGTCTCGCACAATTTCTTTAGAGAAAATGGATGAAGTTGCACAAGTTGCAATAATTTCTGCAAATGGTGATAAAGATATTGGTAATAGCATTGCTGATGCTGTTAAAAAGGTTGGAAAAGAAGGCGTCATCACTGTTGAAGAGAGTAAGGGTTCAAAAGAATTAGAAGTTGAACTTACAACTGGTATGCAGTTTGACCGTGGTTATCTCTCTCCATACTTTGTTACAAATAATGAAAAGATGAGCGTGGAGCTTGATGATCCATATTTGCTGATTACAGAAAAAAAACTTAATATTATTCAACCTTTACTTCCTATTCTTGAAGCTATTTTTAAGTCTGGTAAGCCTTTGTTTATCATTGCAGAAGATGTTGAAGGTGAAGCATTAAGCACTTTAGTGATCAACAAATTACGTGGTCTAAAAGTTGCTGCAGTAAAAGCTCCAGGTTTTGGTGATAGGAGAAAGGAGATGCTCGAAGATATAGCAGCTTTAACAGGTGCTAAGTATGTCATAAAAGATGAGCTTGGAATCAAGATGGAAGATTTGACTCTTGAAGATCTTGGTACTGCTAAAAATGTTAAAATCACTAAAGACAATACCACAATTGTTAGTGAAGACAGCGACTGTGACAAACAAAACAGAGTAAATGCTAGAATTAACCAGATTAAATCTCAGATTGAAACTTCAACCTCTGATTATGACAAAGAAAAGCTAAGAGAGCGTTTAGCAAAATTATCAGGCGGCGTTGCTGTACTCAAAGTTGGTGGAGCAACTGAAGTAGAGGTAAAAGAACGTAGAGATAGAGTAGAAGATGCACTTCATGCAACAAGAGCTGCAATTGAAGAAGGGATAGTTCCAGGTGGAGGAGTTGCACTTCTTTACGCTGCATCTGCTCTTGATAAGCTAAAAGCTTCAAGCGATGAAGAGCAAATAGGTATCAACATTGTCAAAAAAGTTCTCAGTGCTCCAATCAAAAGATTAGTTAAAAATGCTGGTCTTGAATCTGCTGTTATAATTGACTATTTGATTAAGCAGAATGATAAAGAGCTTATATACAACGTTGAGGCTATGAACTACGCTAATGCATCAACAGCTGGTGTAATTGATCCGGCAAAAGTAGTTCGTATTGCTTTTGAAACGGCAGTGTCTGTAGCAAGCGCACTTATTACTACTGAATCTATGATAGTTGATCTACCAAACAAAGAAGAAAATGCTTCATCACCTATGGGTGCAGGAGCAATGGGCGGAATGGGTGGATTCTAA
- a CDS encoding Maf family nucleotide pyrophosphatase — MIEQSLGNLILASSSERRVALLKQINIKPGLVLPADTDESPLKKELPKDYSIRMAKSKAEKIQSANPNYFVLGVDTVVACGRRILLKAENVEQAEKCVRLLSGRRHRVYTSVCLLTPDQSKQHIRTVVTIVKFKRLSEQEIKYYLASEEWKNRAGGCNIQGLAGMFVLFLRGSYSSVIGLPLHETHCLLSNYFNLY; from the coding sequence GTGATAGAACAATCTCTAGGTAATCTTATTCTTGCTTCATCATCAGAAAGGCGAGTAGCCTTACTAAAACAAATAAATATTAAGCCAGGTTTGGTTTTGCCAGCAGATACAGATGAATCGCCTTTGAAGAAAGAGCTGCCAAAAGATTACTCAATCCGTATGGCAAAAAGTAAAGCCGAGAAAATACAAAGTGCAAATCCAAATTACTTTGTGCTTGGTGTTGATACAGTTGTTGCTTGTGGTAGAAGGATACTGCTCAAAGCTGAAAACGTTGAGCAAGCAGAAAAATGCGTTCGCTTGTTATCAGGAAGAAGGCATAGAGTATACACCAGTGTGTGTTTATTAACTCCTGATCAATCTAAACAGCATATTAGGACTGTAGTTACAATAGTGAAATTTAAGCGTCTCAGCGAACAAGAAATTAAATATTATTTAGCATCAGAAGAGTGGAAAAACAGGGCAGGGGGGTGCAACATACAAGGTCTTGCAGGAATGTTTGTATTATTTTTACGTGGCTCATACTCTTCTGTAATAGGGTTACCATTACATGAAACCCATTGCTTGCTAAGTAATTACTTTAACCTATACTAA